A portion of the Granulosicoccus antarcticus IMCC3135 genome contains these proteins:
- the dgcA gene encoding N-acetyl-D-Glu racemase DgcA gives MSDKGAAIQLTVSRDRFATDGTFTISRGSRTEVNVVTVSLQIGDHIGMGECVPYARYGESMDSVCEQIKAFSGVLAAGEMDRMALQDALAPGAARNALDCAFWDLEAKCSGKPVWELAGLPKPEPVTTAFTLSLDTPENMLAAARKNAFRPLLKLKLGGEGDLERLTAVRTGAPDCRLIVDANEGWTGEDYDNLAPRMLELGVALVEQPLPAGSDDALNGRARPLPVCADEACHDRNSLASLAGRYDVINIKLDKTGGLTEALAMRTAARAQGFGIMVGCMVGSSLAMAPAHLVAQSVEFVDLDGPLLLAEDRELAIRYEGSKMYGPTAALWG, from the coding sequence ATGAGCGACAAAGGTGCAGCTATTCAGTTGACAGTGAGTCGTGATCGCTTCGCAACCGATGGTACTTTCACGATCTCACGAGGCTCTCGAACCGAGGTTAATGTCGTCACGGTCAGTCTGCAAATTGGTGATCATATCGGTATGGGGGAGTGTGTCCCCTATGCGCGCTATGGCGAATCCATGGACAGTGTCTGTGAGCAGATCAAGGCATTCAGCGGCGTCCTGGCTGCCGGTGAAATGGATCGTATGGCTTTGCAGGATGCTCTGGCTCCGGGTGCTGCCCGCAATGCGCTTGATTGTGCATTCTGGGACCTGGAAGCCAAGTGCAGTGGCAAGCCGGTCTGGGAACTGGCCGGCTTGCCAAAGCCTGAACCGGTTACGACTGCGTTTACGCTGTCGCTGGATACGCCCGAGAACATGTTGGCTGCAGCTCGCAAGAACGCCTTCCGACCCCTGCTCAAATTGAAACTGGGTGGAGAGGGTGATCTGGAACGACTTACGGCGGTACGTACAGGGGCACCTGATTGCCGGCTGATCGTTGATGCGAATGAAGGCTGGACCGGGGAAGATTACGATAACTTGGCGCCACGCATGCTCGAACTGGGAGTCGCACTCGTGGAACAGCCATTGCCGGCTGGCTCGGACGATGCCCTGAACGGACGGGCGCGACCGTTACCGGTTTGTGCTGATGAGGCATGTCATGACCGAAACAGCCTTGCTTCTCTGGCAGGTCGATACGATGTCATCAATATCAAGCTGGACAAAACAGGTGGTCTGACGGAAGCGTTGGCCATGCGAACCGCGGCCAGAGCCCAGGGTTTTGGCATCATGGTCGGTTGTATGGTTGGCAGCTCGCTGGCCATGGCTCCGGCTCATCTGGTGGCGCAGAGCGTGGAGTTTGTGGATCTGGATGGGCCTCTGCTACTGGCAGAAGATCGTGAGTTGGCGATCCGGTATGAGGGGAGCAAGATGTATGGGCCCACAGCAGCATTGTGGGGCTAG
- a CDS encoding glycosyltransferase family 2 protein yields the protein MKTVLCICTFRRPEGLRKLLETLPNIDGTENLEIVVADNDSAGAGLAVCAELTTQGYPFKLHTVPAGESSGISAARNAACLKALTLHPEQLAFLDDDEWPEQQWLTELLRVQQHCNADVVGGPTRPVFPQGTELAVTVNPYYGADMALPDETQCQLQAGGNFLIKADVLQTLAPEFFNPAFAHSGGEDLAFFTQLHFRGHSMFWAANAIVHEPVPEARLQEGWIRQRVVNIHNSRVRVMQLMQPGLSHSLVRGLKTTVLGIVAVASTCLAWLGPKWSERARQLRWKFQGKMSAHCGHATVRNESY from the coding sequence GTGAAAACTGTTCTTTGCATCTGTACATTCCGTCGACCCGAAGGCCTGCGTAAACTGCTGGAAACGCTGCCGAACATCGATGGCACCGAGAATCTGGAAATCGTTGTCGCCGACAATGACTCCGCCGGTGCCGGTCTGGCCGTTTGTGCCGAACTCACAACTCAGGGATATCCGTTCAAGCTTCATACGGTCCCCGCAGGTGAGAGTTCCGGCATCTCAGCGGCACGCAATGCTGCCTGCCTGAAAGCCTTGACACTACATCCTGAGCAGCTCGCCTTTCTGGATGATGATGAATGGCCTGAGCAACAGTGGTTGACTGAACTGCTACGTGTCCAACAACACTGTAATGCCGATGTAGTCGGAGGCCCGACACGCCCGGTTTTCCCTCAAGGCACAGAACTTGCGGTTACGGTGAATCCTTATTATGGTGCTGACATGGCACTTCCCGACGAAACACAATGCCAACTCCAGGCAGGTGGCAATTTCCTGATAAAGGCCGATGTGCTGCAGACACTTGCACCCGAGTTTTTCAATCCGGCTTTTGCTCACTCAGGTGGAGAGGATCTGGCATTTTTCACGCAACTGCATTTTCGCGGTCACAGCATGTTCTGGGCAGCGAACGCCATCGTCCACGAGCCGGTGCCTGAGGCACGGTTGCAAGAAGGCTGGATCCGGCAACGCGTGGTCAATATCCACAACTCCCGAGTCCGCGTCATGCAGCTGATGCAACCCGGACTATCACACAGTCTGGTCCGAGGCCTGAAGACAACCGTCCTGGGCATCGTGGCAGTCGCAAGTACCTGCCTGGCCTGGCTTGGACCCAAGTGGTCAGAACGCGCCCGTCAACTACGCTGGAAGTTTCAGGGCAAGATGAGCGCCCACTGTGGTCACGCGACCGTTCGCAATGAGAGTTACTGA
- a CDS encoding lipopolysaccharide biosynthesis protein: MTVVETANSDEIPAMTKPGLVTKLIQLITSRLALSVGAQALVSGFHFALNLILLRLVTPYDYGVFAFAFVLAMFASAINNALISTPLTVYTPVLKDPVERARQEGMFSTLNLTLFCALVLVGIFYTQWSSLDGNISLSVTLFVAVYSARHFSRSAGYARMRPLITASGDATYVGVGILVMLVLLLSVDKLHISHVLLALVVANLAAMLVERYRLHGASRKWLSFSSLRSYGSVWEQSRWALAGSLTTLFLAQAHSLIITATNGPNAYAPLAAGFVLFGPVRVALLTWQNMVKPELAVALSESKHLAVRQQIRTTSFLMAGAVLMMGVMLLILWPWINDFLYADQYADEPMAMIVAMWSIITLFAASYNAPAAALQAMRDFRVLAMASVYGAILSGVLVSVTLYLFEPETTLIGILAAEAFMAIYLTRILYKRLQETS; this comes from the coding sequence GTGACTGTCGTTGAAACTGCAAACTCTGATGAAATACCGGCCATGACAAAACCAGGCCTGGTCACCAAACTAATACAACTGATCACCTCACGGCTGGCACTATCGGTCGGCGCCCAGGCCTTGGTCAGCGGCTTTCACTTTGCCTTGAATCTGATACTGCTCAGGCTTGTCACACCATATGATTATGGTGTATTTGCCTTTGCTTTCGTTCTTGCAATGTTTGCCTCTGCCATCAACAATGCCCTGATATCCACACCACTGACGGTCTATACACCAGTCCTGAAAGATCCCGTTGAACGTGCCCGGCAGGAAGGCATGTTCAGTACGCTCAACCTGACCTTGTTTTGCGCACTGGTGCTAGTGGGCATCTTTTATACGCAATGGTCTTCGCTGGACGGCAATATATCGTTGTCAGTGACCCTGTTCGTCGCCGTCTACTCAGCTCGCCATTTCAGCCGTAGTGCTGGCTATGCGCGAATGCGACCGCTGATCACCGCCTCAGGTGATGCCACCTATGTGGGCGTTGGCATACTCGTCATGCTGGTTCTGCTTCTCAGTGTCGACAAGCTCCACATCTCTCATGTCCTGCTGGCTCTGGTAGTCGCCAACCTTGCCGCCATGCTGGTCGAACGCTACCGTCTGCACGGCGCCAGCAGAAAATGGCTGTCATTCTCCAGCCTGCGCTCCTATGGTTCTGTGTGGGAGCAATCTCGCTGGGCTCTGGCCGGCTCACTGACCACCCTGTTTCTGGCGCAAGCTCACAGTCTGATCATCACCGCGACCAATGGCCCCAATGCCTACGCGCCGCTGGCCGCCGGTTTTGTCCTGTTCGGCCCGGTACGTGTAGCGTTGCTGACCTGGCAGAACATGGTCAAGCCTGAGTTGGCTGTCGCCTTGTCAGAATCCAAGCATCTTGCGGTCAGACAACAGATCCGTACCACCTCCTTTCTGATGGCTGGCGCCGTCCTGATGATGGGTGTCATGCTGCTGATACTCTGGCCATGGATCAACGACTTCCTGTACGCCGATCAATATGCCGACGAGCCAATGGCAATGATTGTCGCCATGTGGTCAATAATCACGCTGTTTGCAGCCAGTTACAATGCCCCGGCCGCCGCACTTCAAGCCATGCGTGATTTTCGCGTACTGGCCATGGCCAGTGTTTATGGCGCTATTCTCAGCGGTGTACTGGTCAGCGTGACTCTCTACTTGTTTGAACCCGAAACCACTCTGATCGGAATTCTGGCAGCCGAAGCTTTCATGGCAATCTACCTGACCCGGATTCTCTATAAACGCTTGCAAGAAACCTCGTGA
- a CDS encoding WecB/TagA/CpsF family glycosyltransferase → MATDPAGLPQRTLLGFFAHPGTLADYLQYTQTAISNSERRTVLYHNLHSLYSYFTDAKLREHYQGTTVLVDGMPVIWLMQLFGIPVNRDYRLTYVDFIMPLMKLAADNSWTVFHVGQQAQVQAKALDIIREKIPGISIQGHDGYFDQQADSAESLAVIDQINAAGSQIVLVGFGAPKQEAWLHAHRHLINAPIVFTCGACMEYVAGAVSTPPRWMGRVGLEWSFRLLENPRRFGFRYLVEPVLLGAILLKNGVGSLLSGKRA, encoded by the coding sequence ATGGCAACTGATCCCGCAGGATTGCCGCAGCGTACGCTGCTGGGCTTTTTCGCCCACCCTGGCACTTTGGCAGATTACCTACAGTACACACAAACGGCGATCAGCAATTCTGAACGCCGGACGGTCCTGTACCACAATCTGCATTCGCTCTATAGCTATTTCACCGACGCAAAACTGCGTGAACACTACCAGGGCACCACGGTGCTGGTTGACGGTATGCCCGTGATCTGGCTCATGCAGTTGTTCGGCATTCCGGTCAATCGTGATTATCGACTGACCTATGTCGATTTCATCATGCCTCTGATGAAACTGGCAGCCGATAATAGCTGGACGGTCTTTCACGTAGGCCAACAGGCGCAAGTTCAAGCCAAAGCACTGGATATTATCCGGGAAAAAATTCCGGGCATCAGCATTCAGGGCCATGATGGATATTTTGATCAACAAGCAGATAGCGCCGAGAGCCTGGCTGTGATCGATCAGATCAATGCCGCCGGTAGCCAGATCGTACTGGTCGGCTTCGGCGCTCCAAAACAGGAAGCCTGGCTGCACGCTCACCGGCACCTGATCAATGCACCGATCGTTTTCACCTGTGGCGCCTGCATGGAATATGTAGCCGGAGCCGTCAGTACGCCGCCTCGCTGGATGGGCCGTGTCGGACTGGAATGGAGTTTTCGTCTGCTTGAGAACCCTCGCCGCTTCGGATTTCGCTATCTGGTAGAGCCTGTCCTGCTGGGCGCCATATTATTGAAAAATGGCGTAGGCTCTTTGCTCAGTGGCAAGCGAGCCTGA
- a CDS encoding AAA family ATPase gives MKNFNYQQPGGPMQGYATVPATSDAKEYLRLLMRHKIGLLFTLLLGLFCAWLFLISTDKTYETSALIEVKEERNYFDDAGNVAQTDWNAPTIKEEANLLRSRKVLSPVVEAFDLRTSANPKTVPVLSALTTKIPVLGDLIGKLSFASSYAWNDVSISIAELSVPRQWEDQGLTLTTLEGNAYSLADSDANLLIERAEVGTSVTVEIPNRDPMTINVAELDAPAGVEFSVARASLQAAVSALRSNLSTETTDSKSRMITVKQRGNDPALIAELTNAVLSEYTSVKLGSQNRSSDGKLEVYEEQLPKVEAELRAAELALSDFRRTAGSFGEDTQINFKLGQLDKLETDLIEKEVERDDLLKRYTVSHPTPKRLQKEIDVLNDKIRQVRGTLSARPDTQRELAVLEDELETKRTLFIEVKESLQKLRLSNVGNVGEVQIIDDALAPRKPISPSSLLAIVGGTLTTLFLYTLYLTLRSALSTVISDQDSLERASGLPVFMNIPKSTAQRRLGSPATVDPRKLLPGGDGGSSSKAISGNVLALSKPEDYSIENLRGLRSMLEDLMAEADNNVLMFTSPLPSMGKSFLSMNLAVLVAQSGKKVLLIDADYQRGQLHKSLGLAVGPGLPEVVRGKSELKETVKATTVPNLYCIPRGYSGGSNSTDMPSDKEFGAFLNVVAPRFDICIIDTPPVLSVSTAASLGKHAGSTIMVVKEGEVKEPQLNEALKRLSFSGVRVSGCIMNGSSTPTPKHYTYYQEQLD, from the coding sequence ATGAAGAATTTTAATTATCAGCAACCCGGCGGACCTATGCAAGGATACGCAACGGTTCCAGCAACCAGTGACGCAAAAGAATACTTGCGATTGCTCATGCGACACAAGATCGGACTGTTATTCACACTGTTACTCGGCCTGTTCTGCGCCTGGCTGTTTCTGATCAGCACCGACAAGACCTATGAAACTTCAGCACTGATCGAAGTCAAGGAAGAACGCAACTATTTCGATGATGCCGGCAACGTCGCTCAAACCGACTGGAACGCACCAACCATCAAGGAAGAAGCCAACCTGCTGCGATCGCGCAAGGTGCTGAGTCCGGTTGTTGAGGCATTCGACCTGCGAACGTCAGCCAACCCCAAAACCGTTCCGGTGCTGTCTGCACTGACCACCAAGATTCCTGTGCTGGGCGATCTCATCGGCAAGTTATCCTTTGCCTCCAGTTATGCCTGGAATGATGTCAGCATTTCAATTGCCGAGTTATCAGTACCGCGTCAATGGGAAGATCAGGGACTGACGCTGACCACTCTCGAAGGCAATGCCTACAGCCTGGCCGACAGCGATGCAAATCTGCTGATTGAGCGTGCTGAAGTCGGCACATCCGTCACTGTCGAAATTCCCAACCGCGACCCGATGACCATCAATGTAGCTGAGCTGGACGCGCCTGCCGGCGTCGAATTCTCGGTGGCGCGTGCCTCATTACAAGCGGCCGTCAGCGCTCTGCGTAGCAATCTGTCTACTGAGACGACCGATAGCAAGTCACGCATGATAACGGTCAAGCAACGTGGCAATGATCCAGCCCTGATTGCCGAGCTGACCAACGCGGTGTTGTCTGAATACACCAGCGTCAAGCTGGGCTCTCAGAACCGCTCTTCCGATGGCAAGCTTGAAGTCTATGAAGAGCAACTCCCCAAGGTCGAAGCTGAGCTGCGAGCGGCCGAGCTGGCCCTTTCGGACTTCAGACGCACGGCGGGTTCGTTCGGTGAAGATACACAGATTAATTTCAAACTCGGTCAGCTGGACAAGCTGGAGACGGATTTAATTGAAAAGGAAGTCGAACGTGACGATCTGCTCAAGCGTTACACCGTCAGTCACCCCACCCCCAAGCGTCTGCAAAAGGAAATTGATGTTCTCAATGACAAGATCCGTCAGGTGCGTGGGACTCTAAGTGCCAGACCCGACACCCAACGAGAGCTTGCAGTCCTGGAAGACGAGTTGGAAACAAAGCGGACCCTGTTCATCGAAGTCAAGGAATCACTGCAGAAACTGCGCTTGTCCAATGTAGGAAACGTGGGCGAAGTACAGATAATCGACGATGCTCTGGCACCTCGCAAACCGATTTCTCCCAGCTCATTGCTGGCGATTGTCGGTGGCACACTAACAACGCTGTTTCTGTACACCCTGTATCTGACACTGCGCTCAGCCTTGTCGACGGTTATCAGCGATCAGGATTCTCTGGAGAGGGCTTCAGGCCTGCCAGTGTTCATGAACATTCCGAAAAGTACGGCTCAACGTCGCCTCGGCAGTCCGGCCACGGTAGATCCACGCAAGCTGCTTCCAGGCGGTGACGGCGGATCCTCCAGCAAGGCCATCTCTGGCAATGTATTGGCACTATCCAAGCCAGAAGATTATTCAATCGAGAATCTGCGCGGTCTGCGAAGCATGCTTGAAGACCTCATGGCAGAGGCAGACAACAACGTTCTGATGTTCACAAGTCCTTTGCCAAGCATGGGAAAATCGTTCCTGAGCATGAACCTGGCGGTATTGGTGGCCCAATCCGGCAAGAAGGTCTTGCTGATCGATGCGGATTATCAACGAGGACAACTTCACAAGTCGCTAGGCCTTGCTGTAGGCCCCGGTCTGCCTGAGGTCGTGCGCGGCAAGAGCGAGCTGAAGGAAACCGTCAAGGCGACTACGGTGCCCAACCTCTACTGCATTCCGCGTGGTTATTCTGGCGGTAGCAACAGTACCGATATGCCCAGTGATAAGGAATTTGGTGCATTTCTCAACGTTGTAGCGCCACGTTTCGACATTTGCATCATTGATACTCCGCCGGTATTGAGTGTTTCCACCGCAGCATCACTAGGCAAACACGCAGGGTCTACTATCATGGTAGTCAAGGAAGGAGAAGTTAAGGAGCCACAATTGAATGAAGCACTGAAGCGCCTGAGCTTTTCAGGAGTCCGCGTGAGTGGTTGCATCATGAACGGCTCCTCAACTCCGACGCCCAAGCACTACACTTACTACCAAGAACAGTTGGACTAG
- a CDS encoding phospholipase D-like domain-containing protein, translating to MVNSKTWRRFRRSSGQARSGRRWGRRIMGAIIVYAVLSIAVRAWVPAPPAVGLAGMQYNANYLQFFQDISWLNSEGERQMSQETFDQVFRMIGEAEEFVLLDMFLFNAWQGPVPEEHRALSEELTQALIEQKQRNPDMLIIVISDPINTVYGGLESVHFKRLRDAAIPVVLTDLNQLQDSNPTWSGFWRFVVRPFGNGSGDWLPNPFGEGRVSVRSYLSLLNFKANHRKLLVSDDGEQQLRGLVTSANPHDGSSAHRNIALSFSGPAVMDLINGERELLAMSGADEELQRIDSVLAEQIERHDNASQIEVMPATEKALVAGSSQVQVLSESRIRAAVLQAINQAFAGDAIDLAMFYLSERQIIEALKEAVKRDVTVRALLDINSDAFGRRKNGVPNRPVAAELTAAGVDVKWCATSGEQCHAKWLHVSHETQSGRAHEFILGSANFTRRNLMDLNMETNVRVSTVAEARIATQMIEFFDKQWNNQQGRTYSYPYSRFADDSPWLKLQYRFMEMSGLSTF from the coding sequence GTGGTTAATTCCAAGACATGGCGCAGATTCCGCCGCTCGTCAGGGCAGGCTCGATCGGGCCGACGCTGGGGTCGACGCATCATGGGGGCAATCATTGTCTATGCTGTGCTCAGTATCGCTGTCAGAGCATGGGTACCTGCGCCGCCGGCCGTTGGTTTGGCTGGAATGCAATATAACGCCAATTATCTTCAATTTTTTCAAGACATCAGTTGGCTGAACTCAGAAGGTGAGCGGCAGATGTCGCAGGAAACTTTTGATCAGGTTTTCCGAATGATTGGTGAGGCAGAGGAATTTGTTCTATTGGACATGTTTTTGTTCAATGCCTGGCAGGGGCCGGTGCCTGAAGAGCATCGAGCGTTGTCTGAGGAACTCACCCAGGCGCTGATCGAACAGAAACAGCGCAACCCGGACATGCTGATTATTGTCATCAGCGATCCTATCAACACGGTTTACGGAGGGCTGGAGTCGGTGCATTTCAAGCGCTTGCGTGATGCCGCCATTCCGGTGGTGCTGACGGATCTGAACCAACTACAGGATAGCAACCCGACCTGGTCCGGTTTTTGGCGATTTGTGGTCCGACCATTCGGAAATGGGTCGGGCGATTGGCTGCCAAATCCGTTTGGCGAGGGGCGAGTTTCTGTGCGCAGCTACCTGTCCCTGCTGAATTTCAAAGCCAACCACCGAAAATTACTGGTTAGCGACGACGGCGAGCAGCAATTGCGCGGCTTGGTAACGTCGGCTAATCCACATGATGGAAGTAGTGCTCATCGTAATATTGCCTTGTCTTTTTCCGGTCCGGCAGTCATGGATCTGATCAACGGTGAGCGAGAGCTGCTCGCCATGAGTGGTGCAGATGAGGAGTTGCAACGGATTGATTCGGTTTTGGCAGAGCAAATTGAAAGGCACGATAATGCATCTCAAATTGAGGTCATGCCGGCAACCGAGAAAGCGCTGGTAGCAGGCAGCTCACAGGTTCAGGTCTTGTCTGAGTCGCGTATTCGGGCAGCCGTATTACAGGCCATAAACCAGGCCTTTGCCGGAGATGCGATTGATCTGGCCATGTTCTACCTCAGTGAAAGGCAAATTATCGAAGCCTTGAAGGAGGCAGTCAAACGCGATGTCACTGTGAGGGCGCTGTTGGATATCAACAGTGACGCCTTCGGTCGTCGGAAGAACGGAGTCCCCAACAGACCTGTTGCGGCTGAACTCACGGCGGCTGGTGTGGATGTCAAGTGGTGCGCCACGAGCGGTGAGCAGTGTCATGCCAAGTGGCTGCATGTCTCACACGAAACTCAGAGCGGCCGGGCGCATGAATTCATTCTGGGATCGGCGAATTTCACTCGCCGAAACCTGATGGACCTCAATATGGAAACCAATGTGCGGGTCAGCACTGTTGCTGAGGCAAGGATCGCCACCCAGATGATCGAATTTTTCGATAAGCAGTGGAACAATCAGCAGGGCCGCACCTACTCTTATCCATACTCCCGGTTTGCCGACGACAGTCCATGGCTGAAGCTGCAGTACCGTTTCATGGAAATGTCAGGCCTGAGTACGTTCTGA
- the dgcN gene encoding N-acetyltransferase DgcN, protein MLKTPYLLFLGDAPDALSAKVAQGVRDWRPENCVGQFRQEGCKADMGLPDMTIEEAVAAGAKTLLVGVANRGGKISESWNVAFEQALAAGMDVASGLHTQLNANAKLVAMAQEHGQQLFDVRIPQQEFPIATGKPRTGKRCLAVGTDCSIGKMYTAMAVEKTMRERGMNATFRATGQTGILITGGGIPLDAVVADFMAGAVEWLTPDNDADHWDLIEGQGSLFHASYSGVTLALVHGGAPDALILCHEPTRTHMRGLPDYQLPSLELLRDTALVLARFVNPKCEVIGVSVNTAALNDADAEKCLQEIEQRMQLPATDPFRHGADKLVDALSAL, encoded by the coding sequence ATGCTCAAGACACCTTATTTATTGTTCCTCGGAGATGCACCTGACGCATTGTCTGCCAAAGTGGCGCAGGGCGTTCGCGATTGGCGACCGGAAAATTGTGTGGGTCAGTTTCGCCAGGAAGGTTGCAAGGCAGACATGGGTCTGCCGGATATGACTATCGAAGAGGCGGTTGCGGCGGGTGCAAAGACGCTGCTGGTTGGTGTGGCCAATCGTGGCGGGAAAATCAGTGAGTCCTGGAATGTGGCTTTTGAACAGGCTCTGGCTGCGGGTATGGATGTCGCCTCGGGTCTGCATACCCAGTTAAATGCGAATGCAAAACTGGTTGCCATGGCACAAGAGCATGGGCAGCAGTTATTTGATGTCCGCATTCCGCAGCAGGAATTCCCCATCGCCACGGGCAAACCACGTACCGGCAAGCGCTGCCTGGCTGTGGGAACCGATTGCTCGATCGGCAAGATGTATACCGCCATGGCCGTCGAGAAGACCATGCGTGAACGCGGTATGAACGCCACCTTCCGTGCCACCGGGCAAACAGGCATTCTGATCACCGGTGGTGGCATTCCACTGGACGCTGTGGTTGCCGACTTCATGGCCGGTGCAGTGGAATGGTTGACGCCCGACAATGATGCTGATCATTGGGATCTGATAGAAGGCCAGGGTAGTCTGTTCCATGCCTCCTATTCCGGCGTCACGCTGGCTCTGGTTCATGGTGGTGCGCCGGATGCCCTGATTTTGTGTCATGAGCCAACACGCACGCATATGCGCGGGTTGCCCGATTATCAATTGCCAAGTCTTGAACTTTTGCGCGATACCGCTCTGGTACTGGCCAGGTTCGTCAATCCGAAGTGCGAAGTGATCGGCGTTTCAGTCAATACGGCAGCATTGAACGATGCAGACGCTGAAAAGTGCCTGCAAGAGATCGAACAGCGAATGCAATTGCCAGCCACTGATCCGTTCCGACATGGAGCTGACAAACTGGTTGATGCATTGAGCGCCTTATGA
- a CDS encoding exopolysaccharide biosynthesis polyprenyl glycosylphosphotransferase: MSSASAIKNKNNTSGIDAESANAANITDQSVEEQRLGTLVHSDTSTLLPITGINAAMKRLEDFVFGSVALLILFPLMALISIAVKLDSTGPALFCQARSGRNREIIKVYKFRTMYQSGSQEFKQAQKDDPRITRVGAFLRKTSLDELPQLFNVIQGSMSMVGPRPHPLKLDEDFKYVIPALPSRYCVKPGITGWAQINGFRGETRRVSDMVSRIEHDRHYVKNWSLFLDIKILVMTVFKGWVHKNAY; encoded by the coding sequence GTGTCTAGCGCCAGCGCAATTAAAAACAAAAACAATACTTCAGGCATTGACGCCGAAAGTGCTAACGCAGCAAACATCACGGACCAGTCTGTCGAAGAACAACGTCTCGGCACCCTGGTTCACAGTGACACTTCAACACTGCTACCCATCACTGGAATCAATGCAGCCATGAAACGACTGGAGGATTTTGTCTTCGGTTCTGTTGCACTGCTCATTCTGTTCCCTCTCATGGCTTTGATTTCCATCGCCGTAAAACTCGACAGCACAGGCCCGGCACTCTTTTGCCAGGCACGCAGTGGTCGTAACCGTGAAATCATCAAGGTCTACAAATTTCGCACCATGTACCAGAGCGGCTCACAAGAGTTCAAGCAGGCTCAGAAAGATGATCCACGCATTACCCGCGTCGGCGCCTTTCTACGCAAGACAAGCCTGGACGAGTTGCCACAGCTGTTCAACGTGATCCAGGGATCAATGTCCATGGTCGGTCCTCGCCCACATCCTCTGAAGCTGGACGAAGATTTCAAATATGTCATCCCTGCTCTGCCTTCTCGCTATTGCGTCAAGCCAGGCATCACCGGATGGGCTCAGATCAATGGTTTTCGTGGCGAAACTCGCCGAGTCAGTGACATGGTGTCGCGCATCGAACACGATCGTCACTATGTAAAAAACTGGAGCCTGTTTCTTGATATCAAGATTCTTGTCATGACCGTCTTCAAAGGCTGGGTACACAAGAACGCTTACTGA